A stretch of the Arachis stenosperma cultivar V10309 chromosome 6, arast.V10309.gnm1.PFL2, whole genome shotgun sequence genome encodes the following:
- the LOC130932956 gene encoding SWR1-complex protein 4-like codes for MDAKDILGLPKNSFPALEKKSRPHKESHRKPDGISREVYALTGGVPPLMPSLDSSQLKKKPPSHEKITWQWLPFTNSARKDNLQLYHWVRVVNGVPPTGDYSFAKYNKSVDVVKYTDEEYDKYLTDPMWTKEETNQLFDLCQRFDLRFIIIADRFPSSRTVEELKDRYYSVSRAILIARASSTGDVATHPLVKEPYNVSQEIERKRALSMVLSQTRQQERRDEEVLVEAKRIAELRTPAKAVEESQLAPSNAGAEVTGRAVPGETASPSNAQLPSITFPDNASTLASLRILRVYLRTYALDQMVQATSSSAGPRTVKRIEQTLLDLGVNLKPRVPTKAVCAEHLELRKEMLTLLNLQKQVQYKEAEGSPFRDGSYNEAPGTPKDWTFIPDTMNFGGERVSKKDQKRKGHGHPSSSAHKRPRKKASEF; via the exons ATGGATGCGAAGGATATACTGGGATTGCCCAAGAACTCATTCCCAGCTTTGGAGAAGAAATCTCGTCCTCACAAAGAATCTCACAGAAAACCCGATGGAATTTCCCGCGAGGTTTATGCTCTCACTGGTGGAGTGCCACCTCTTATGCCTTCACTTGATTCTTCTCAATTGAAGAAGAAACCTCCCTCTCACGAAAAG ATCACTTGGCAATGGCTTCCTTTCACGAACTCAGCTCGTAAAGATAATCTTCAACTTTATCATTGG GTTCGAGTGGTCAACGGTGTTCCACCTACAGGGGACTATTCTTTTGCCAAGTATAACAAG TctgttgatgttgttaaataCACGGACGAAGAGTATGACAAGTATTTGACAGATCCT ATGTGGACCAAGGAGGAGACAAATCAACTGTTTGACTTATGTCAGAGGTTTGATCTGCGATTTATTATAATAGCTGATAGGTTCCCATCATCTCGTACTGTAGAGGAATTAAAGGATCGATATTATAGCG TATCCCGGGCTATATTGATTGCTAGAGCTTCATCTACTGGGGATGTTGCAACACATCCACTTGTTAAG GAACCATATAATGTTTCACAAGAGATCGAACGAAAACGAGCACTATCCATGGTCCTCTCTCAAACAAGGCAACAAGAGCGAAGAGATGAGgag GTTCTTGTTGAAGCAAAACGGATAGCTGAGTTACGTACGCCTGCTAAG GCTGTCGAAGAATCCCAGTTGGCTCCTTCAAATGCTGGTGCAGAAGTTACAGGGAGGGCTGTCCCTGGTGAAACTGCATCTCCATCAAATGCACAACTTCCATCAATCACGTTTCCTGATAATGCATCTACTCTAGCTTCTCTTCGCATA CTTCGTGTATATTTGAGAACGTATGCACTTGACCAAATGGTGCAAGCTACAAGCTCATCTGCTGGGCCGCGGACTGTCAAACGGATTGAACAAACTTTGCTAGATCTCGGG GTCAATTTGAAACCAAGGGTTCCAACTAAAGCTGTATGTGCTGAGCATCTTGAACTAAGAAAAGAAATGTTAACTTTGCTGAATCTTCAGAAACAG GTGCAATACAAAGAGGCTGAAGGTTCGCCTTTTCGTGATGGGTCATACAATGAAGCACCAGGCACACCAAAG GACTGGACGTTTATTCCAGACACAATGAATTTCGGAG GTGAAAGGGTTAGCAAAAAGGACCAAAAGCGCAAG GGACATGGACATCCATCATCATCAGCTCATAAAAGACCTAGAAAAAAGGCCTCGGAGTTTTAG
- the LOC130935797 gene encoding patatin-like protein 2 isoform X4, with product MPKVGYQVEKMDGSPITDDDNGGLVTILSIDGGGVRGVIPGYILAFLEAELQKLDGADARIVDYFDYIAGASTGGIVTAMLTKPSTQDGQPCAAKEINIFYREKGPKIFSEAAENLNIFKQYVESYVSRLEESESTWFRKKIKGCISRAMKVGAWLGAKSLASLYSSEPLEEAITEILGDFRLADSLTNVVIPAYDVAHLQPVIFSTQQTIFAMHEVSRMNAHKTSTAIEDPDYSKFLVLSLGTGSGKLDGHEVLDGGLLGWFNPLTGSPPLVDVLFRASDAMVDRCTSLILGRHNCLHNFLRVQDSTLPGNQTKLHDASKDNIDALESIAKELLNQSIKVVNPASGLHETPNGSLFVNGRVPTNREAITCFARRLSAERRRRAEQ from the exons ATGCCTAAAGTTGGATATCAAGTAGAGAAGATGGATGGAAGTCCAATAACTGATGATGATAATGGAGGACTTGTTACCATACTTAGCATTGATGGAGGAGGGGTACGTGGTGTTATCCCAGGGTATATTCTAGCCTTCCTTGAGGCCGAACTTCAG aaacttgATGGTGCAGATGCGCGGATAGTGGACTACTTTGATTATATTGCAGGGGCAAGCACTGGGGGGATCGTGACAGCAATGCTTACAAAGCCTTCCACACAAGATGGCCAACCCTGTGCTGCAAAAGAAATCAATATATTTTATCGTGAAAAAGgcccaaaaatattttctgaaGCAGCAGAGAATTTGAATATCTTCAAACAATATGTCGAAAg TTATGTCTCTCGTCTAGAAGAATCTGAATCAACGTGGTTTCGCAAGAAGATAAAGGGCTGTATATCACGGGCTATGAAAGTTGGGGCGTGGCTTGGGGCAAAGTCATTGGCTTCTCTATATAGCAGCGAGCCTCTTGAAGAAGCAATCACTGAAATTCTTGGAGATTTTCGCTTGGCTGATAGTTTGACAAATGTTGTTATTCCTGCTTATGACGTGGCTCACCTCCAGCCTGTCATATTCTCTACACAGCAG ACAATCTTTGCCATGCATGAAGTGTCAAGGATGAATGCACACAAGACAAGTACTGCAATTGAAGATCCAGATTACAGTAAATTCTTGGTTCTGTCTCTCGGGACGGGCAGTGGAAAGCTAGATGGTCATGAAGTTCTAGATGGAGGTTTACTAGGTTGGTTTAACCCGCTAACAGGATCGCCACCATTGGTTGACGTTCTCTTCAGAGCTTCTGATGCCATGGTAGACAGGTGCACGTCACTTATACTAGGGCGACACAACTGTCTGCACAATTTCCTCCGAGTTCAG GATTCCACTTTGCCCGGCAACCAAACCAAGTTACATGATGCAAGCAAAGACAACATTGATGCCTTGGAGAGCATTGCCAAAGAGCTTCTGAATCAGTCCATTAAAGTGGTTAACCCAGCATCAGGATTGCACGAAACGCCTAATGGAAGCTTGTTTGTAAATGGAAGGGTGCCCACCAATCGCGAGGCTATCACTTG CTTTGCAAGAAGGTTGTCGGCAGAAAGAAGGCGCCGGGCGGAACAGTGA
- the LOC130935797 gene encoding patatin-like protein 2 isoform X3: protein MPKVGYQVEKMDGSPITDDDNGGLVTILSIDGGGVRGVIPGYILAFLEAELQKLDGADARIVDYFDYIAGASTGGIVTAMLTKPSTQDGQPCAAKEINIFYREKGPKIFSEAAENLNIFKQYVESYVSRLEESESTWFRKKIKGCISRAMKVGAWLGAKSLASLYSSEPLEEAITEILGDFRLADSLTNVVIPAYDVAHLQPVIFSTQQAKRKKSAVKLADVIMSTTAAPYYFRPHKFSVGGENYTLIDGGIAANNPTIFAMHEVSRMNAHKTSTAIEDPDYSKFLVLSLGTGSGKLDGHEVLDGGLLGWFNPLTGSPPLVDVLFRASDAMVDRCTSLILGRHNCLHNFLRVQDSTLPGNQTKLHDASKDNIDALESIAKELLNQSIKVVNPASGLHETPNGSLFVNGRVPTNREAITCFARRLSAERRRRAEQ, encoded by the exons ATGCCTAAAGTTGGATATCAAGTAGAGAAGATGGATGGAAGTCCAATAACTGATGATGATAATGGAGGACTTGTTACCATACTTAGCATTGATGGAGGAGGGGTACGTGGTGTTATCCCAGGGTATATTCTAGCCTTCCTTGAGGCCGAACTTCAG aaacttgATGGTGCAGATGCGCGGATAGTGGACTACTTTGATTATATTGCAGGGGCAAGCACTGGGGGGATCGTGACAGCAATGCTTACAAAGCCTTCCACACAAGATGGCCAACCCTGTGCTGCAAAAGAAATCAATATATTTTATCGTGAAAAAGgcccaaaaatattttctgaaGCAGCAGAGAATTTGAATATCTTCAAACAATATGTCGAAAg TTATGTCTCTCGTCTAGAAGAATCTGAATCAACGTGGTTTCGCAAGAAGATAAAGGGCTGTATATCACGGGCTATGAAAGTTGGGGCGTGGCTTGGGGCAAAGTCATTGGCTTCTCTATATAGCAGCGAGCCTCTTGAAGAAGCAATCACTGAAATTCTTGGAGATTTTCGCTTGGCTGATAGTTTGACAAATGTTGTTATTCCTGCTTATGACGTGGCTCACCTCCAGCCTGTCATATTCTCTACACAGCAG GCTAAGAGGAAGAAATCTGCTGTAAAGTTGGCTGATGTGATCATGAGCACAACTGCTGCTCCTTATTATTTCCGTCCACATAAGTTCTCTGTTGGTGGTGAAAATTATACTCTAATTGATGGCGGAATAGCAGCCAACAATCCT ACAATCTTTGCCATGCATGAAGTGTCAAGGATGAATGCACACAAGACAAGTACTGCAATTGAAGATCCAGATTACAGTAAATTCTTGGTTCTGTCTCTCGGGACGGGCAGTGGAAAGCTAGATGGTCATGAAGTTCTAGATGGAGGTTTACTAGGTTGGTTTAACCCGCTAACAGGATCGCCACCATTGGTTGACGTTCTCTTCAGAGCTTCTGATGCCATGGTAGACAGGTGCACGTCACTTATACTAGGGCGACACAACTGTCTGCACAATTTCCTCCGAGTTCAG GATTCCACTTTGCCCGGCAACCAAACCAAGTTACATGATGCAAGCAAAGACAACATTGATGCCTTGGAGAGCATTGCCAAAGAGCTTCTGAATCAGTCCATTAAAGTGGTTAACCCAGCATCAGGATTGCACGAAACGCCTAATGGAAGCTTGTTTGTAAATGGAAGGGTGCCCACCAATCGCGAGGCTATCACTTG CTTTGCAAGAAGGTTGTCGGCAGAAAGAAGGCGCCGGGCGGAACAGTGA
- the LOC130935797 gene encoding patatin-like protein 2 isoform X1, which produces MPKVGYQVEKMDGSPITDDDNGGLVTILSIDGGGVRGVIPGYILAFLEAELQKLDGADARIVDYFDYIAGASTGGIVTAMLTKPSTQDGQPCAAKEINIFYREKGPKIFSEAAENLNIFKQYVESYVSRLEESESTWFRKKIKGCISRAMKVGAWLGAKSLASLYSSEPLEEAITEILGDFRLADSLTNVVIPAYDVAHLQPVIFSTQQAKRKKSAVKLADVIMSTTAAPYYFRPHKFSVGGENYTLIDGGIAANNPVIHHNLSSSFSFYKCDSSNMVLWIIQTIFAMHEVSRMNAHKTSTAIEDPDYSKFLVLSLGTGSGKLDGHEVLDGGLLGWFNPLTGSPPLVDVLFRASDAMVDRCTSLILGRHNCLHNFLRVQDSTLPGNQTKLHDASKDNIDALESIAKELLNQSIKVVNPASGLHETPNGSLFVNGRVPTNREAITCFARRLSAERRRRAEQ; this is translated from the exons ATGCCTAAAGTTGGATATCAAGTAGAGAAGATGGATGGAAGTCCAATAACTGATGATGATAATGGAGGACTTGTTACCATACTTAGCATTGATGGAGGAGGGGTACGTGGTGTTATCCCAGGGTATATTCTAGCCTTCCTTGAGGCCGAACTTCAG aaacttgATGGTGCAGATGCGCGGATAGTGGACTACTTTGATTATATTGCAGGGGCAAGCACTGGGGGGATCGTGACAGCAATGCTTACAAAGCCTTCCACACAAGATGGCCAACCCTGTGCTGCAAAAGAAATCAATATATTTTATCGTGAAAAAGgcccaaaaatattttctgaaGCAGCAGAGAATTTGAATATCTTCAAACAATATGTCGAAAg TTATGTCTCTCGTCTAGAAGAATCTGAATCAACGTGGTTTCGCAAGAAGATAAAGGGCTGTATATCACGGGCTATGAAAGTTGGGGCGTGGCTTGGGGCAAAGTCATTGGCTTCTCTATATAGCAGCGAGCCTCTTGAAGAAGCAATCACTGAAATTCTTGGAGATTTTCGCTTGGCTGATAGTTTGACAAATGTTGTTATTCCTGCTTATGACGTGGCTCACCTCCAGCCTGTCATATTCTCTACACAGCAG GCTAAGAGGAAGAAATCTGCTGTAAAGTTGGCTGATGTGATCATGAGCACAACTGCTGCTCCTTATTATTTCCGTCCACATAAGTTCTCTGTTGGTGGTGAAAATTATACTCTAATTGATGGCGGAATAGCAGCCAACAATCCTGTAATACACCATAACCTATCCTCCTCTTTTTCATTCTATAAGTGTGATTCATCAAACATGGTGTTATGGATCATTCAGACAATCTTTGCCATGCATGAAGTGTCAAGGATGAATGCACACAAGACAAGTACTGCAATTGAAGATCCAGATTACAGTAAATTCTTGGTTCTGTCTCTCGGGACGGGCAGTGGAAAGCTAGATGGTCATGAAGTTCTAGATGGAGGTTTACTAGGTTGGTTTAACCCGCTAACAGGATCGCCACCATTGGTTGACGTTCTCTTCAGAGCTTCTGATGCCATGGTAGACAGGTGCACGTCACTTATACTAGGGCGACACAACTGTCTGCACAATTTCCTCCGAGTTCAG GATTCCACTTTGCCCGGCAACCAAACCAAGTTACATGATGCAAGCAAAGACAACATTGATGCCTTGGAGAGCATTGCCAAAGAGCTTCTGAATCAGTCCATTAAAGTGGTTAACCCAGCATCAGGATTGCACGAAACGCCTAATGGAAGCTTGTTTGTAAATGGAAGGGTGCCCACCAATCGCGAGGCTATCACTTG CTTTGCAAGAAGGTTGTCGGCAGAAAGAAGGCGCCGGGCGGAACAGTGA
- the LOC130935797 gene encoding patatin-like protein 2 isoform X2 → MLLLFDNVGVITAPTFSMDWVTFRCSHFSLQKLDGADARIVDYFDYIAGASTGGIVTAMLTKPSTQDGQPCAAKEINIFYREKGPKIFSEAAENLNIFKQYVESYVSRLEESESTWFRKKIKGCISRAMKVGAWLGAKSLASLYSSEPLEEAITEILGDFRLADSLTNVVIPAYDVAHLQPVIFSTQQAKRKKSAVKLADVIMSTTAAPYYFRPHKFSVGGENYTLIDGGIAANNPVIHHNLSSSFSFYKCDSSNMVLWIIQTIFAMHEVSRMNAHKTSTAIEDPDYSKFLVLSLGTGSGKLDGHEVLDGGLLGWFNPLTGSPPLVDVLFRASDAMVDRCTSLILGRHNCLHNFLRVQDSTLPGNQTKLHDASKDNIDALESIAKELLNQSIKVVNPASGLHETPNGSLFVNGRVPTNREAITCFARRLSAERRRRAEQ, encoded by the exons ATGCTTTTGTTGTTTGATAATGTGGGAGTCATCACTGCCCCTACTTTCAGTATGGACTGGGTAACCTTTCGTTGTTCCCatttttctctgcagaaacttgATGGTGCAGATGCGCGGATAGTGGACTACTTTGATTATATTGCAGGGGCAAGCACTGGGGGGATCGTGACAGCAATGCTTACAAAGCCTTCCACACAAGATGGCCAACCCTGTGCTGCAAAAGAAATCAATATATTTTATCGTGAAAAAGgcccaaaaatattttctgaaGCAGCAGAGAATTTGAATATCTTCAAACAATATGTCGAAAg TTATGTCTCTCGTCTAGAAGAATCTGAATCAACGTGGTTTCGCAAGAAGATAAAGGGCTGTATATCACGGGCTATGAAAGTTGGGGCGTGGCTTGGGGCAAAGTCATTGGCTTCTCTATATAGCAGCGAGCCTCTTGAAGAAGCAATCACTGAAATTCTTGGAGATTTTCGCTTGGCTGATAGTTTGACAAATGTTGTTATTCCTGCTTATGACGTGGCTCACCTCCAGCCTGTCATATTCTCTACACAGCAG GCTAAGAGGAAGAAATCTGCTGTAAAGTTGGCTGATGTGATCATGAGCACAACTGCTGCTCCTTATTATTTCCGTCCACATAAGTTCTCTGTTGGTGGTGAAAATTATACTCTAATTGATGGCGGAATAGCAGCCAACAATCCTGTAATACACCATAACCTATCCTCCTCTTTTTCATTCTATAAGTGTGATTCATCAAACATGGTGTTATGGATCATTCAGACAATCTTTGCCATGCATGAAGTGTCAAGGATGAATGCACACAAGACAAGTACTGCAATTGAAGATCCAGATTACAGTAAATTCTTGGTTCTGTCTCTCGGGACGGGCAGTGGAAAGCTAGATGGTCATGAAGTTCTAGATGGAGGTTTACTAGGTTGGTTTAACCCGCTAACAGGATCGCCACCATTGGTTGACGTTCTCTTCAGAGCTTCTGATGCCATGGTAGACAGGTGCACGTCACTTATACTAGGGCGACACAACTGTCTGCACAATTTCCTCCGAGTTCAG GATTCCACTTTGCCCGGCAACCAAACCAAGTTACATGATGCAAGCAAAGACAACATTGATGCCTTGGAGAGCATTGCCAAAGAGCTTCTGAATCAGTCCATTAAAGTGGTTAACCCAGCATCAGGATTGCACGAAACGCCTAATGGAAGCTTGTTTGTAAATGGAAGGGTGCCCACCAATCGCGAGGCTATCACTTG CTTTGCAAGAAGGTTGTCGGCAGAAAGAAGGCGCCGGGCGGAACAGTGA
- the LOC130935799 gene encoding nifU-like protein 1, chloroplastic — protein MAAVTVTGTALPKTPSASSIRSSSGERFSVLIFWKNKRRISLTCSASNNTSSSSSSGLYSAQKYELTAANVDMVLEDVRPYLISDGGNVEVVSVEDGVISLRLQGACESCPSSTTTMKMGIERVLKEKFGDSVKEIQQVYDAEPKETTIEAVNNHLEILRPAIKNYGGSVEVVSIEGGECVVKYIGPDSIASGIKAAIKERFPDILNVTFQAWDSHQ, from the exons ATGGCGGCAGTAACAGTTACAGGCACGGCACTGCCGAAGACACCATCGGCGTCTTCAATCAGGAGTTCCAGTGGTGAAAGGTTTTCGGTTCTGATATTTTGGAAGAACAAGAGAAGAATCTCATTGACCTGTTCTGCATCCAACAACACAAGctcttcttcatcttctggATTGTACTCTGCTCAGAAATATGAACTGACGGCAGCAAACGTGGACATGGTTCTAGAGGACGTTCGGCCTTACCTGATTTCTGACGGCGGAAACGTGGAAGTGGTTTCTGTGGAAGACGGCGTCATATCTCTCAGACTCCAAGGAGCATGCGAGTCTTGTCCCAGCTCAACCACCACCATGAAGATGGGAATCGAACGCGTCCTCAAAGAAAAATTCGGAGACTCCGTCAAAGAAATTCAGCAAGTATACGATGCTGAACCCAAGGAAACCACCATTGAG GCGGTGAATAATCATCTTGAGATATTGAGACCTGCCATTAAGAACTACGGAGGAAGCGTGGAAGTGGTTTCCATTGAAGGCGGTGAGTGCGTTGTGAAGTATATTGGACCTGACTCCATTGCTTCTGGCATCAAAGCTGCCATCAAGGAGAGGTTCCCTGACATTCTCAATGTCACCTTCCAAGCCTGGGATTCCCATCAGTAA
- the LOC130935984 gene encoding long chain acyl-CoA synthetase 1-like, protein MKIFAAEVEEGREGINGKPCVGPVYRSLLSKNGFPPIDPDLCTAWDIFSMSVRKYPQNRMLGWRKFVDGKVGPYVWNTYKEVYDQVLHIGSALRACGAEPGSKIGVYGSNCPQWIVSMEACCAHSLVCVPFYDTLGPGAVNFIIEHGEVDFAFVQDKKVKELLNPECKSAQRLKAIVCFTSLTEEEKHKATSMGIKPYSWEEFLNMGKEKPSSIEPPQAQTICTIMYTSGTSGDPKGVVLTHENISALVKGLDLFMEQFEEKMTAEDVYLSFLPLAHSLDRTVEEFVFHKGASVGYYHGDVKALSDDLMELKPTLFVGVPRVFEKIHEGIKKAVEELSPLRRKVFETLYKYKLGWMNKGYKQRKASPLADLLAFRKVKARLGGRIRLIVSGGAPLSPEVEEFLRVTTCSFVCQGYGLTETCGSTTLAFPDEICMVGTVGPVSVYNEVQLEEVPEMGYNPLGNPPCGEICLRGKTVFTSYYKNPELTREAIKDGWFHTGDIGELLPNGVLKVIDRKKNLIKLSQGEYIALEHLENIYAVTPIIEDVWVYGNSFKSVLVAVVVPNQQVTEKWAYSNGHMAPFSQLCSLPQLMNHVLSELKLTADRNKLKGFENVKGVILEPRPFDMERDLVTATMKKRRNNMLKYYQVAIDQVYRNLNGGKA, encoded by the exons ATGAAGATTTTTGCAGCTGAGGTTGAGGAAGGAAGAGAAGGCATAAATGGAAAGCCGTGTGTTGGTCCGGTATACCGCAGCCTCCTCTCCAAAAATGGATTCCCTCCAATTGATCCTGATTTGTGCACAGCTTGGGATATTTTCAG CATGTCTGTCAGAAAGTACCCTCAGAATCGAATGCTGGGGTGGCGAAAATTTGTTGATGGaaag GTAGGACCATATGTTTGGAACACATACAAGGAAGTTTATGATCAAGTTCTGCATATTGGTTCTGCTTTAAGAGCATGTGGTGCTGAACCT GGGTCCAAAATTGGAGTTTATGGATCTAATTGCCCTCAATGGATTGTGTCAATGGAG GCTTGTTGTGCGCACAGCTTGGTTTGTGTGCCTTTCTATGACACACTTG GGCCTGGTGCTGTAAATTTTATCATAGAGCATGGAGAAGTAGATTTTGCCTTTGTCCAAGACAAGAAGGTTAAAGAA CTTTTGAATCCTGAATGTAAATCGGCTCAACGGCTGAAAG CAATAGTATGCTTCACTTCATTAACTGAGGAAGAGAAACATAAGGCAACCAGCATGGGAATCAAGCCATATTCATGGGAAGAATTCTTGAACATG GGCAAAGAAAAACCATCAAGTATTGAGCCACCTCAGGCTCAGACAATCTGCACAATAATGTATACAAGTGGAACCAGTGGAGATCCTAAGGGTGTTGTTTTAACCCATGAAAACATATCAGCTTTGGTTAAAGGACTAGATCTTTTCATGGAACAATTTGAAGAAAAG ATGACTGCGGAAGATGTGTATCTATCCTTCCTCCCTTTGGCTCATAGCCTTGATCGCACGGTTGAGGAGTTCGTTTTCCATAAGGGTGCATCTGTTGGTTACTACCATGGG GATGTAAAAGCATTGAGTGATGATTTAATGGAGTTGAAGCCAACATTGTTTGTTGGGGTCCCTCGAGTTTTCGAAAAGATCCATGAAG GCATTAAGAAAGCAGTAGAAGAACTCAGTCCACTGAGGAGAAAAGTTTTTGAAACGCTCTACAAATA CAAACTCGGTTGGATGAACAAAGGATATAAACAAAGAAAGGCATCACCTCTAGCAGATCTATTAGCCTTTAGAAAG GTCAAAGCTCGGCTAGGTGGGCGCATTCGACTAATAGTATCTGGTGGTGCACCCTTGAGCCCTGAGGTTGAAGAGTTCTTGCGTGTTACTACTTGTTCCTTTGTATGTCAAGGCTATG GTTTAACTGAAACTTGTGGTTCAACTACTCTGGCCTTTCCTGATGAGATATGCATGGTTGGAACTGTTGGTCCTGTTTCTGTGTACAATGAAGTGCAGCTTGAGGAGGTTCCAGAGATGGGTTACAACCCTCTTGGAAATCCTCCATGTGGTGAAATATGTTTGAGAGGGAAAACTGTCTTCACCAGCTACTACAAGAACCCTGAGTTAACAAGAGAAGCCATAAAAGATGGATGGTTTCACACTGGAGACATAGGAGAATTGCTACCTAATGGTGTTCTTAAGGTCATTGATAGGAAGAAGAATCTCATCAAACTCTCTCAAGGAGAGTATATAGCACTGGAGCATTTGGAAAATATCTATGCTGTTACTCCAATAATAGAAGAT GTGTGGGTTTATGGGAATAGCTTCAAGTCAGTACTGGTTGCTGTGGTAGTTCCAAATCAACAAGTTACTGAAAAATGGGCCTATTCAAATGGCCACATGGCTCCTTTCTCTCAACTATGTTCCCTTCCCCAATTGATGAATCATGTCCTATCAGAGCTCAAGCTCACTGCCGACAGAAACAAG TTGAAGGGCTTTGAAAATGTAAAAGGGGTGATATTAGAGCCTCGTCCATTTGATATGGAAAGAGACTTGGTGACAGCaacaatgaaaaagagaagaaacaaTATGCTCAAGTATTATCAG GTGGCAATTGACCAAGTATACAGAAATTTGAATGGAGGCAAAGCATAA